aaaaacccccgactttcaatattaatttcgctacaaattttgaacggttgaaccaattttgatcaaacatatttaagtatatataagcataaaaatttgctataaaaaaaaataaaccgtAGTCAAATCGTTTTACCCTTTGATGAGCTACtatgccacgtacacagacagacagacagacagacagacagacagacagacagacagacagacagacagacagacagacagacacacttagcggtcaaacttataacacccctctttttacgTCGAGGTCTTGACATGATGATCTgaataattgttaattattcagatcatttgtatgtatttgatCAGATAACATCAGTGCCATAGAACTTCCTTCAATGAAGTTTATATTCTGCCTTTGGATCTCTTTGTATACTGGTCCATCAGGTGGAAGGAAACCTGTCAACGATTGTTTTAATGAATAAGCGATGAATATTTCGGTATTGGGTGGTTTTCTCGTCTCATCCCATAAAAACGTAGTCGAagtctttaaattttttttcttgtatagGTTGGTCGTAGagtttatattactttttatattaatttttttttgttacagtttaaattccattattattactaaccTGGTGAGCGTTGCAAGTTTGATATTTCTTGTCGTGTCCCGTGCAGTACTTGCTGCTGCTTTCGTGTCTGAAaagtattacttttattagttACAGAGATTGAGTTCCTCTGTAACTGTAACTATACAGTGCGAAggtactggggtattatttaatctgtggcgaaggtaaatattatggtaattagtttattttttatttatatatctattttgcTGTCAAGATTggactaaatttaaatatatggtACCAATAAgctattttgttaataaccTTCACTGGGGATAACTTTTCTTTTCTCGCAAGTTAAAGCAAAGGCAGTCTTTCTAATCTGAGAGATTTCCAGTGAAAAAAGTGCCTGTtattcacaggcacttttttcaCTGTTCCTAAATTATTTCTGAATtaacttttgattttgaaacaaCGTGTGTTGAAAAGAAATACCTAGGTCTGTTACATTTCTTACCGCCAGTTTAGCAGACACGTGGACTCCATCCAGCCCCGGACAAGCGGCCCCGAGACTTCTGGAAAGTGTCGAGGCTTCCTAACATACCTGGGTCTGTTACACTTCCTGCTGGCCACAGCGACGCCGCTGGCGGCCGGCGCGCGGCCGGCGCCCAGCAGACACGCGGACGCGCACTCCGACCACTCGGACCAGCGGCCCCACGAGCCCCTCGGAACTGTCGAGCCTTCGCGGTCTACGCATTCGCCGCCGCGACAGTACTGAAGGAGACACAGAAggtttgcgtgtcgatggcatactatatgtatacttatttttgaaaataataatgcgatgaaaaaattctgaaatcgagcgggaattgaacccgcgcccctgtctgtCCGGGAGCTTGCTTGCTTGAGCTATCGAATTCAGAATATTTTCATCGCTCATTCATTATCGCTCGacttcagattttttttatctcaatattattttcaaaaataagttaaaagcattatgacatgtataacaaatccatttaaatctGAAAGCTGTATCTACTAATATAATGGTATCATCAGAAATTGCCGCATCGAGTCAGCCCAAAGACAGGTGTTTGTTCACTCTGGTATATCTCTAGAACATACTCCTTTTACTTTGAGTTTGTCcattacaaatttactttcgtgTAGTATTTAGAGACTGAATTATAATCAGCTATGACCTTGACATTAACAGACCCAAAACTTAACAGATACTACGTATAGTCTCGCTCTAATTTGAGCGTTTGCCCTGTTGCTTCCTCCGCCGCCGCAAAGTGCCAATAGCCTCAGGCAATCGCTAAGGCTAGCGACATTTCTAATTCTTCTCCTCCACTACGACGCTACGGACAGTATTTGTCTTTGTTATATACATCATCATAAGATCTGCTACATCTCCTTGATCCTTcggatttttatataattttgtatgtttactttatgtgtaataaataaagcttAATATAATCTCACCATATCCACGCCACATCTAGTGCCTTCCAACGCAGGATGCGATGTCCAAGTATACCTTTCCCTTTGGCAGTGTAGATCCCTGCAGATATCTTCTAGATTTTGAGCAGTTGAATGTCGGCTTCCACGGCCGTATTTGAGCATGCCTGAAATATAGGTGTTACTAAAAACTCTTCTAGGTTTTAggaatcataaattaattgagaGAGTTCACCCCGAAATGTATAGAGAACTGGCTAAGGCTGATGATGAAGATGATTTTGATAATGATGACTATTATCAAAATCATCTGTTACTATTTAAAACAACAACTGTTAGATCACTAGCGTTTTACTTCACTTATTCAGCTAGTGTGAAATGGAGTACCTACgttatctttattaaaaagttgatGCGCGTGTTCCATACCACGTAAGAGAAATTCATTCGTCGAGTTAATTCCACAGCTAAAACCATGTGGAATACTACTATTATAGAAGACACTTACATTGTTGGTCCGCATCGAACCTCTCTCCTGGTAGAATCCCTTCTGCACTGTGGTCTAGTTGTCCCGCTGAGTTGCCGTGGTCCAGGAGACAGCGGGATTGGACAGTGCTGGAAATAATTgctaaatatatacctatttgctTTTGGTCTCTGCTCCATCTATCTCTTCCTTTCTCGCGTGTTCTCGGTTCCATGACCTCTCTTCCGTaatctttgggaatgttattgttgtctaATAGCTGCCACGGCTATGTATCTCTTAGTTGCCTCATATGACATCCACGGAGCTGTTACATTCTAGAGCTGAGCACACGCCACATCTTTTTTCTCATCTGAGAACATCCCTTTTTCCCTCAGCCAATGATCGAGTTTTCTTATTAGTGCTTTCCTTTTCGCACTGTCTTCGGCACCTTTAGTTGACAGATCCACGCAAGTATAATTATCAtctttgacgacatcaagttAGCACTACTCGGGTTTACCTCTACCAGGACAACCGGCAtaaggaccaacactgtttgaatgagtttctttcagcatttcttctcaactgTGGTCGTTACGaaaaatgctagtagtttgttgctttttgtaatataatatttaatttagaatatgacgtgaaaaagtactTGTGAAGTcctaatttctgaagaaactatttgattttgatttgatttgcatGATCAGGCAGGCATTGCTCCCTAATTTGCAAGTTTACGATTCCTGGTTATTCTCTTACTTGAAGCTATGGAATAAGCACAAATTGGGACTTACTCTAGAAACTTCTGTAGGTAGTTGCTGCTGCATTGGGACCACGTGATCTTGCCGCTGCCGAGGGTCGGGCTCATGATGTAAGCGCTTGGGTCGCAGCCGTTGTCCGCTAGGGGGCCATCGTGTCGCATCCCTAAGCtgcatatacatacaataatagtaatataagtAGTAGTAATGATTTAACCTTTTATTCATTAACAACTTattctttcattcattttagtttatgtacttattttcgtctTTGAAGTGGTGAAATTGAACGAACCGATGGCTAAGCTTCAGTCGGACATAAAGagccatcatcatcattattatagGGACAAATAAGATTGAGATAGCCACAAAggaagttcgagacttgtgtaaaGAGATACTGACCCAACGATActttattctataacatatacaattgataaacatccaagatcaaggtcaatctgaaaaagataattttgcaTCTTGACCAgaccgggatcgaacccatAATCATCAACTgccatttgaatttaaattttaaatgttctcACTGGTGAAGCCTTCTTTATGAttggataaggagtatgggccatgacccaccacgcgggcccattgcggattggcggaCAAAGATATTATTAGAACCAACCtagtattatagttattattgaTTTGTATCCTATATTAAAGATAGTACTAACTTATGTCCAATTTCGTGAGCTACCACATAGACACTCTCAAAGTGTCTTCCTTCATTGACTGTGCAGCTACTTGTGACTGTGCACATGCCAGCAACTGGCGCCagacctaaaaaaatattaaaagttttagtaacgttttttattttatttttatttaagtaattatttaagtaacaatTGGTAACAGCCATGAAtacttgttaaatattttaaaaagaagtcccccagccgcgtctgtctgtttgaaTGCAAAAAGAAgggtttcaccaatagatagtgtggttatATATAGGAAgctttaggtgtgtaatttattatggttttatccgagcgaagtcggTTACTGGTcgctagttaaataaaacaagaatgCGCCTCATATTCGATCCtagtcaaatataattatgttgaaaTTCTTAATATACAGACAATGACAAAGTagatattgtatgaaattacATTCATTAGACACACAACATTATAGGAAATGGCTTTGTTCAAAGAGAGCATCGTAAATTGTTGGAACTCACAGACCATCTAAATGATCCGTGTTGGAACTAGATATTTACTTTGTATCGAATTTGCCGAAGCTAATCTTTATTGCAATACGTGGAAAGCCCGACCCATATCTtgccgtggatgtcgtatgaggcgataAAAGGACACacagccttaacagctgataggcaactatagttattatatttctttgaacggattattattaatttagttattggTGACTATTTATCcgtaatttattatctacatCATCATATTTAACCCTCAGTGACCTAGTAACCTCATGGTATTATCTTGATAGGTAATtaactatactaatattataaagaggtaagcgtttgtgagtgtttaagtttgaggcgggtaatctccaaaactaccgaaccgaatttgtaaattctttcatcattagaaaggtactttATCCAAGAAATACCCACGGGATATATATATCTGAAaatacccacgggagcgaagccccgggcaacatctagttatatatatattaccttTCTATTGTACTTACCCACCACTTGACTGCTAACTTTTCCGTTCTTATTGACTACGTACAAATCTAATCCTGTTAGAATCAAAGCATGGTCCCAATGCAATGGATCATTGTCACCAGGTGGATTCTCCAATCTTTGCCAcgtacaaaaattacttaaaaaccTATCTATATCATGAGGTCTCTTTAAATTAACTGGATCCTCATGAAGTATTTCaagtctttttaaaataaaattcactgGTCTACCCAAAGAATGGTCATGATATAACAACTGTACTGCATTAATCATCGCTAGAATAAATCTGACTAATTCCCTTTCAGTATCTTTTGGGAAATTTATTGTCATATGCTTGTATAAATCTCTATCTACAAATACAGCTGTCTCGACAAAAACTGCCGGTAAAATAGCTCTTTTCTGTCTTTGTGTTTCTTTTACTAATTTCTTGACAAATGTACCTATAGTCTTGTTTCTATGAGCTAGATTCAATTTGAATCCTTCTAAGCTATCTTTGTTCTTTGGACCAGTCTCGACGTCTCTTTTTCTTCTATGTTTAGTCCATATTTTCACTGTTTCTGGTGTTACAATTGTTTGGATATCTCTTTCTACACACGACTCTTCATTATCTTGttttaaatcattaatttgTCTTTTAACTATAACGTGAGTTTTTGCGTCGTCGATGTGAAACCTTTCTGGTAACGGGTGAATAAAATAGTAACTATCGTCACTTTTGACTAAACCTCTCTGCAAGAAAAATTCATATGATGTTGTAATTGTTCATTATTACAAGGTAATGTGATTACAATTAACTCTATTGTGTTCTATGTTTATTATCTCATAGTGGGAATAATCTATACGGGACTAGGTTTCAACTGATTATGTCTTATGAGCATATAtgacacaattttaaaaagccTAATTAATCAAGTTTTTGTGAGGAAATGTTCTTAATTGCCCATAAAACTTCCTAGGCGAGTGGCTTTGCAATGTTAATGGTCGAATAAATCATAATCAACATCGTTTTCGGAACATAAGTAGGTAAcgtaaaactatatttataatgtatagacaaagacaaaaaagTAAGTTTTACACTTACCACATCATCACAAGCGTACAATGCAGCGTTTTCACTACGAAAATAACACGAATCCAACTCTTCATCAGAATGTTGATCTAACACCGCTTCAGTGTCATTCGACCATCTTCTCATCAGTAGGAACTGGGGATCTAGGAAACTGTTTCTAGGGTTTAGCTTtagatttaaatgatttttcaatGACAGCAGCTCTTGATCTTCGTGAAGCAATGAGCGTTTGCGACGCTTTGGCTGTTTAAGATGTGCTATTTCAAATTGTGCTTCTGGaagataaatgttttaaagatttaggTGTACTATCATTGCTTAGGTTTTACTTAGGATATTATATGATGACGAAGAAGAAGGATGTAAATGCAGGGTATGTTGGCCATATTTGGCATGCATTTGGGTGTACTACCTATTCAGTAAATCATCTATTTAACAACATTTGGTATAACTAACAAAACGGGaaccaaaattaataatataaataataaactaataatatgtCATGAAAGTGCATAAAAATCTAATAGTTACCTATGCTATTAAATAACCATTCAAAAATACTAATCACGACGATTGTAATCATTGAAAGGATTGAAAAGATGTTGTGTAATTTCACTCAACAAtaaccaaatgaaaatataaatatattacgattGACTTTCAAATTTGTAACAGTTACCAATTCAATAACGGGTAATAAGATCATAGGTCAGCAGTTCAATGTTTCGTTAACGGTGTCACTCACCATTGTGGTCGGCGCCGAAAAGGAACACCTTTTCCGACTCTGTCAGATAATCCAACAACTGGTTGGAGTGTTCCTGTAACAAAGAGTTGATCATAACATGAATATagaagaaacaataatggtaatcTTATCTGGCGTGGTATGGAACAACATTCTTTGAATATCTTAGCAGTGGTGGATGCCAGTAGTATGTAGCTATTTGAGAAAaactacataatttaaaatttgacatgaaaaatgcctgtgaatgTCTAGTTCATAAATGCTTTTACTTTGATTAGATTTTACATTACAtgtgtaaaaatgtttagtatgaattttgtttcttttttactgTGCCTTGTCTCTCTCTTATCCTTTAGTCTTTCCGTATTCTAAGCGACGCCAGACGCCGCGAAAATAGCCACAAAAATCgtgaaataacaaattaagcATGAGCCTATTGCTGATAAGCagcaaaaaagaaagaaagaatttgAAGAATCTTTGATTGCaacaaaactttaaattacaatttaaaaaacccaaACGGCCTCCACTCAACATATTTATGCCGTGGGCCCTAGTATTCCGTCCACGACGCTGGTCTTCTGTGCAAGCACCAACTGTGTGAACCCATGGATGTGACAGATCGTGGCATTTGTCGCCAAATTAACCAAGGAAGTGAGTTTAGGTCCCAACCTTGGTTCCGGCTAATTACGGACTATTGTTTGTCTGTCATTGGTCTTATGAGAAGCTTCGACTACAATAGGTCGCACGCCGTTGGAGTTTCTTATCGGCTGTTAGGCAAACCAAGCTTCTTTGAGATTTTTGTGTTCGTTACTACGATTTAGATCTTGTTGGTAATATTGTAGAAGttccattataataaaataatatttttgttacacatGTATTTTAAGGACTTAAAAGTTCTTGCGATTGGACCATTGGACTTATCAGTGTCTTGTTTGACAGTCcctaatataatacttatgtcCCTTCATCAATCGCAGTTATAGAAAGTGCGTGTGGTGTGATGGCTTAGTAGATAGTTGGAATGGCACCGaagctagtttttttttctattgacaGGAAGTTTTATTCCTGTATAGGAAGCAGTAGAAAATAACGAGAAACAAAAAAggagaaaataatatcaatcaTAATCTATATGCatcaattcattattattaagcATTATTAAACAGTCCTGGTAATCTTTTTGCTAAGATACGAGAGTAATAGCGTTATTTACAACCAAGTTCCGTTTATATTAGTTCCTGTAGGAAGGATATAAGTAGACACTAAATATCACTATTATTAAACAGTCCTGAAAATCATTTTGCTAAGATATGAGAGTAATAGCGTTATTTACAACCAAGTTCCGTTTATATTAGTTCCTGTAGGAAGGATATAAGTAGACACTAAATATCACTATTATTAAACAGTCCTGGTAAACAGTCCTGGTAGTCATAGTCAgtctagtaatttatatagagTGAAATTACTAGAATTTCTCTTGTCTGAGTCAGTCAAGATAATAACTGTAAAATTTATCAGTGTTTGATTGCTTTAATTGTTACGCAAACTACTACTGCACGTATCTATCGAATATAATAGTCGGTTTAGTAAATGTCAGGTaaagttttcaaatttaacTAACACAGCTTTGACTTTATATCTTCTCAGCAGTATTCAATCCGAAATGTTGGCAGTTTGTAGTGTtgagcattttattttttaactcgGTCGGTATTTTTTAAGTCGTAAGAAgcaattcaatatatttaattcactAGATATCTTTACTTAACAAAACTTTGCCTAATCTAAGAAGTCTATATGAATTAGAAATTGTTTGATGTATTTCCCATTCGTCATCTTCAACTCTCGCTATGTCATCTGTCATAACTATTCCATCATTACGCAGCATTCCACTTTCATATCACTGTTTAATTTCGATTTCCTTAATTTCCATGCGAGTGGTTTCGACCACGAAAGTGTGTAATTACCCACCTTTTTGAATACAATGAAAGTTTCTTGCGCAAATAGCTCGGTCGGCTTGTTCTAATTTCGGATGCGCTGGATCCAATTGTTTCATATGTTGCCAATACTGAGATCATACTTGGTTCATTACGGTCAGAACTTGACAACACGATTTTAGCCTGGCGTACTTGTACATATCCATTTATGTCTTCAGAACTTATAAAGTTTGTTCGATTGAGAAATGTAGCCAGGTACAGTAAAATTGTTGCTGTATTATCATCAAAAAGTTTCATTTGGACAAACTGAATGTTTGACGTTTTATCCATTTTTAGCCATAGATTTTACACACAAATACcgttaatattttagtaagttGAAATTGactgataaatgttttcaatTCTTTGGtgttatttgtaatttctttgaaaatttcCGATTATGCATCAGTTTCTTAAATACGTACGTGAAGTACGTATTTGTAGAATTGTAATTCACATTTAATACGATTTTCACTGCTCCATTCAGTGAATTCTAAAATATGCtcatattctaaaatattctgATCCATACTTGTCTCTCAGTTTtccaaacatttttgttaaagttCAGGGTCTTTAAATCCAGTTagtcattaaatttaattcagtatatagaataaaatctaGACGGGCTCTACCATTGACATTATATTCTCTGCATTGTTCACCTTGACAGAGTCTAATAGAAACTATTCACGATTTGTCCCGGATTGACTTCCATCATCTTTTGTATTGAACGAATTTAAGCAAGGTCTTTAGTTTGCTGTATTCAAAAAGTTTGCGAATTCTTCAAGGGTATTTGGTAAAACTCAACGCCTATAAATAGAACAaactaaaacattattttcttagGTACTTATATCTTCTTTTATATCTTCCTTACCCATTTTATATCGTAAAATATCTCCTTTTCCACTACTCCCTCGTTAGTGTCTAGTGTTTCAGTCACACAGACTTCGCTTATAGTTTGTATAATCCCAAAATAAATCCAATTTCTATGAAGGAGCTGTACTATCACCGtacttaatacttttttgtaactgtaattattttattatctattattcactttgtaatttaatatacctGTTTAGATATGCCTGTGTTTCAATTAAGCTTTATATGTGTATTAATTTAGTGGTTTATAagactttattatataattgtttgttGTTTCACTTGTGTTTTGAGGTAGTGTTTGGTTTCGAAAACCGATGTTTTCGAAACCAAACACCTACCTAATATAACTCAAAACATATTGTTTAACTTACTTAGCTTACTTTCggaagatttattaaaaagaacaaATACGTTTATACCTAATGctacatacaataaacattgGAGATGATACCCAGCCGTTCTTGGTATCTCGCTTCATCTCAAACATTCGAAACATCCAGAGAAAACACTTGTCTATACGAAGATCATCCTATACTTGAAGTAATTATGACAGGGGGATCAGCTGAAGCGAAACAAAAATGCAAGACTGGCGTTCATATATCTTGGAACAAAGAACTTACAGTCAACTACACATCGAATCAACCAAACTCATTGCAAATCCACCGCTATATCTGCCACTAAAAGATTCGCATGTTCTAAAACATGGACTCGACTGTACAGTCACGCACATAAATAGTtagaaaaatcataataaattccGGGATTTTATGCAAATGTTACATTGTTATGATTGTGAGATTAGTTATAATGGTGGGTTTTGAAGGCTAGGACAACTGTTCGGGTTATAGACGTTTTGTATTGTTTGCGTTATCGCGATTCGATTGATATCAAACGtttccttaaaaataattgtatgttaTCACAAATATATGGATATGCTAAACTGATTAGATTCCAGATAATTATAATCCAGTTGTATATTGTACtggtatgtataattttggaTAATAAAGTACTTAGAAGTCTcttttagtacctacctagtacATATGTAATAGTTAACTTTGTGAATTTACAAGTTCACAGAAAAATCTTAATcctcagttgcaccagtcaacttcgACGTTAACTTTGAACTGTGCGCATCAACGTTAAGTTCCCCATATATAAGCtcgcagataaatttaatcctcagttgcaccagtcaaatttgacgttaactttgaaCTGTGCGCATCAACGTTAAGTTCCCCATATGTAAGCtcgcagataaatttaatcctcagttgcaccagtcagcTACGTTATTAACTTTGAACCGTGCGCATCAACGTTAAGTTCCCCATATATAAGCtcgcagataaatttaatcctcagttgcaccagtcagcTTCGTCGTTAACTTTGAACCGTGCGCATCAACGTTAAGTTCCCCATATCCtcgcagataaatttaatCCTCAGTTGCACCTgcaccagtcaaatttgacgttaactttgaaCTGTGCGCATCAACGTTAAGTTCCCCATATATAAGCtcgcagataaatttaatCCTCAGTTGCACCTgcaccagtcaaatttgacgttaactttgaaCTGTGCGCATCAACGTTAAGTTCCCCATATATAAGCtcgcagataaatttaatcctcagttgcaccagtcaaatttgacgttaactttgaaCTGTGCGCATCAACGTTAAGTTCCCCATATATAAGCtcgcagataaatttaatcctcagttgcaccagtcagcTTCGTCGTTAACTTTGAACCGTGCGCATCAACGTTAAGTTCCCCATATCCtcgcagataaatttaatCCTCAGTTGCACCTgcaccagtcaaatttgacgttaactttgaaCTGTGCGCAATAACGCAAAGtccgccattttatctaacaGTAAAATATGAATGCTATTTTGGGCGCAATAAATTTCGTTTCAATTTCAgaagaaaaaagttaatacTCAGAAACTAGGTAAGTAAGCGACGAGCTAACGTAAATTGAAACCAGAACTCGAATGATAGctgtttca
This genomic interval from Plodia interpunctella isolate USDA-ARS_2022_Savannah chromosome 18, ilPloInte3.2, whole genome shotgun sequence contains the following:
- the LOC128677558 gene encoding A disintegrin and metalloproteinase with thrombospondin motifs adt-1-like, producing the protein MVVYWRKVFLAAALFSILDVKSEKFGNNEHSNQLLDYLTESEKVFLFGADHNEAQFEIAHLKQPKRRKRSLLHEDQELLSLKNHLNLKLNPRNSFLDPQFLLMRRWSNDTEAVLDQHSDEELDSCYFRSENAALYACDDVRGLVKSDDSYYFIHPLPERFHIDDAKTHVIVKRQINDLKQDNEESCVERDIQTIVTPETVKIWTKHRRKRDVETGPKNKDSLEGFKLNLAHRNKTIGTFVKKLVKETQRQKRAILPAVFVETAVFVDRDLYKHMTINFPKDTERELVRFILAMINAVQLLYHDHSLGRPVNFILKRLEILHEDPVNLKRPHDIDRFLSNFCTWQRLENPPGDNDPLHWDHALILTGLDLYVVNKNGKVSSQVVGLAPVAGMCTVTSSCTVNEGRHFESVYVVAHEIGHNLGMRHDGPLADNGCDPSAYIMSPTLGSGKITWSQCSSNYLQKFLDTVQSRCLLDHGNSAGQLDHSAEGILPGERFDADQQCMLKYGRGSRHSTAQNLEDICRDLHCQRERYTWTSHPALEGTRCGVDMYCRGGECVDREGSTVPRGSWGRWSEWSECASACLLGAGRAPAASGVAVASRKCNRPRHESSSKYCTGHDKKYQTCNAHQCNNVPRMTVREFADQICYRARDVDPDLIGTGLQRIDSDDVSSACAVWCDTRGGGYKSRGWALPDGTLCAAHARMYCIAGVCQKFTCSSSADTEFSLKPGECEWEALQLQTAASQATSTKTSGTWRRAVGSEWRPTSGCHYHCIAGGAGVRLVTSHTTHAHNIQLCNVHTASTTLGCTQRKSPYEYATMVCTKYKDRVRRLSGLGMQISPVLEDPDRACRVACQDERVAHRFYLVNGQEGWFPLGTACGKMNTSYCVSGKCLEFGPDNTPLSEMVLRLPLLGRSRSRTKRSLLRPRLAVKATLDQGHLEDLIARLNLTLNANEHVTYHDAIPDNIELDFTNPVHVAPEDTLLRKKPRPTWD